The Gouania willdenowi chromosome 5, fGouWil2.1, whole genome shotgun sequence sequence TTCCTCAGGTGTTTTTTCTGCTGCAGTCATCACTTCTCCTTCAGTCCCGAACACAACATCCCAGCTGTCTGTCAGTGGCTCTCATGTGAGCTCCTCCGTCTCCTCGGACTCTGTCCTGCCTCGTCCCTTCCGTCTCCAGTCTCTGGGTGTCTCAATGTCCAGTGGTAAAACAAAGCGTAAAAAAGGTAAACCTCATATCCCGGGTGAGGGCCTTTGAACTGGAAGCTAAAATCCTGAGACGCTCCCACACCGTTGTTACAGCTGAATGTTTATAACACTGTTATCAATGGAACGCTGagtgagtatttatttattattctttgattttatacattttagtcACTAGTGAGCTATTGGAGCTAAATGACTTCAAGTAGTTATTTTGTGACATGTTACCTATTGTCAAACTGTATGACCTGATTACTTAACTAATGATACAAAGTGTTTTTCCAACTATTTAGTTTATGAGAAAAATATCTGTGCTGCTGCTTAACTTGTTACCGTAACTTGTTTTTCTAGATACAACTAGTTCACCAGACAAAACATGGTGACTCTCACTATATTTCATGTACAATATAGACGTGTCACTAGTTGACATGTAAATTCACAATGGATTCATTGTCATGACTCTGACGATttgatacgattcacgatttacaTGTCACGATGCGATAtttcccgatactaaacaatacgatatacatctaataacaataattacaaatttcacttttacaatcacaaaatggtatgaaataaaatttatttaattttataaaaacttgcaagaacaagtaaatgataACTAACAGTAATTAaagcatcaaaaaaaaaacaagtggtatgtttataaaactgccaaattacatttttcaaaaaaagtttaaccTTTTCTtcgacaacagattctgattctgttcttAAAaataagtaaccacatacatctatcaaagtgcccagtatgttttatgaaaataaagtgcagtcaacttccaagctaaaatgaaTTGAGgaatgaggtagtttaacaaggtctgatgtgcgTCTCAACATATTACTCCTAAAAGACCCAGAATTTAGGACCCTCACCAAAAGAGAGTGGGCTTCCTTCCTGGAATTGAATGATTCCCCTAGATTCATCACCAACCCTTCTATGGGAAACAGGTAAAGCCGTCATGAGATATAatcatttcataattttttcatttaaatgttcacctatttgcactactcatcaatgcactactgcactattatcttattattattattattgtattcttattttatttcattattattattattattattattattattattattattattactattattattatcttgttatttttatttagtttgcacatattagtctaactactcttatatttatgtttatacttcttttttctttttatttttctctattttatttatttttctttattctagttgattgttactatttaatgttatactacctgagagagcacaggttaccaaaagaaattcctcgtgtgtattcattcacccctggccaataaagttgattctgattctgattctgattctgatactcTGCTTATGagcaaaaaactgaaaacaaaaaatcaaacaaggtctaatgtggttcactgaccgggcgtttacgtgctatgaaTATGTTAGGgcaattaaattgatttttcattcaaaaacaTCATACAAAAATTGTTTGACATGATAAtcgtgcggtgaaatattgcgatatattgccgaatCGATTGTTTTGTACACCCTTACAATAGACCGTAACTTGTTAACTGTTCCTGTTACTTGCTAACGTGTCCACACTAAGATAAACTTTCAAGTTAAAACATGTTCACTAGTGAACAaaagttttcattggttgatatgttttattttggactAGTTCACTAGTGCTGCTGTAACTAGGTTTACTAGTCAAATAGTAGATATCTTACTAGTAAGGGCAAGAACGAGTTAACTAGTGAGCATTTCCGCCTTCATTAGTGAACTAGTAACATCAATTGTTTACACTAGGTAACTAGTAATGATTGACGAAAGAAGTGTTTGTTATCAAAGACACATAATAAATACTCACTCAGCTTTCTATAATTATCACAAAATAGTAACTTTTTATGTACTTCACATGACCGTTTCTTGTAAACCGCATCATTAATTGTGTATAATAAAGTAACGAGTGAAACACCGACAGCAGATTGATATCTATGATGTGAGTCTTTCCTCGTCGTCTACTGTAGCCCAAATATCGATCAATATCTCCAGCCATATAAAAAGTTTGTTTGGTTTAATTTTCAATCAACTATAATAGAACAAGCACAGTGtaaatgtgtaatttttgtctgtattttgtttgttttttactcacaaacacacacacactgtttacatGAAGTGCATGGTATAGGTATATCAGTCAGTCACATGCCCACAATTGTTCCCAGTAAATTTCCATGGAAACTTAAGCTCTGGGATTTTGGGAATAATCAAATATATGAACTTTTGATGGGAGTCATTTATTGGAAAGGGGGAAATTAGGAGTAActttaaataactgtatcataACCAAACATAAATGTTAGCATCCATGCAAAAATAAGTAACATAACATTTCAACTAAGTTTTTAAGGATattttcaaagttggaaactttccatTGGAATTAATGGTGAAaaacaggaaatttactttccaataatacatttacatgaaaagtttctattttagatttttctcaaaattccaTGGCTTAAGTTCCTGTGGAATTAACCTGGAAATGTTCtgcccctttgcaaccctagtTATAAACTgtagatgtttttgtttttgtgggaaGAACCTGAGAACTTGGAGAACATTCATACAAGCAaaaggaaaacatgcaaactccacattaaaaaggttttccctgtgaaaaaaaacactttttctgatCATACAAACACTTGTTTCCAAACATTTCTGTTTGCAGATGATATTTTGTAGAAtaacatttttgctttttttaccctgatttctatatttttctttctgtgaTCAGGTGCTAGCTCTCAGTCAAAAATATGACACCATTCACTTCTCCAGAAGCTAAGCTCTTCGTATTTGTATTAGATAACACTTGAATTGTGACTGTTGTTTAATACTGTAATAATTAGACACTAATCCAGTGTCTTCTAGGCTGTTCCCAAACAGATGTCGAGCCATTCGATTTAGCCGGTGACAGAAATTAGAAAGCGTTCCATAGAAAGTTGAGTAAGGGCTCCACCCATTGGCTTAAGTTCACACGAAGGTGGAGATTGGATAATTGGCTAATGGATGATCTGCTGAGTCGGCTCTCTCATCATGTAAGCTGAGTAGTACGACAGAGAGATGCTCTGTAACAGGAGCAGGGAAAGAAGTCAATGACGTATGAAGTGAACCGCAAGTTCATTTAGAGCGAGGGTGGACACAAATAGTTCAGATAGTAGTTGGCTCaacttcatccatccatccatccatccatccatccatccatccatccatccatccatccatccagttagtaggattacgtcaaaaggaACAAACAGATTTTGTCAAAGTTTTCACCAAAGATAGATCTTAcatcatggaagattccattagattttggaggggatccagatcaatacactgattctggatcagtttcaaaaatcaaaatatcCTTAACTCTTatcattggcgaaatttcaGATGTTCATATCTTGGTTCAGAATTGACCAAATtttatgaagttttttttaacttatgtCCGGTTGGTTTCTTAATTACCCCACAAAGTTTCTTCTGGATCTGATCTAGACTGTGCATTTTATCACGTTTTTTCAACAAAAGAAATGAGGGaagcccatacatttggacctatagCATggtaatggggatagaaattccttccaagcctttaaagtgtgaatgatccagaataactgccaatatctggcaaagaggagatttacTGTAGAGCTAAGCAGAGGTTTGCGTTTTCAGTTCTCTTGTTAAATgtgttatatttgtattatttgacAGGTGAACAGAATGAATCATTAATGACACGTACCTACAGTATAACAAAAAACCCTATACTTTCACTCCAATTCAAATATTTCACTGAATTCAGCACAAAACACCTTTTTCAACTAGAAAACCAATGCACTCTTAAGAGCAACATGCAGACCAAGTCTATCACTCAGTGAAAGAAGCTCACTAAAGCCCTATGATGGCTGCAGTTTTGATTTCATCCAAAACGCACATAGTAAAGACGATTGTCAGTGTGTAACATTTTGAACAGctgcttttaatttgaagttATCAAAATGATAAAAGTTGAAACACAATCTAGAAGTCATTAAAGTTTGATTCACTCAATAACAGCGTTGTTCACTGACATTTAgtgtaaaataaagaaatctATCACTGCAAAATGATACAAAGAATTTAGTGTTTTGTCTTTATCAAGAGCATGGTTTACTTCATTTCTCAGAGATGTAATCATCAATCTGCTCACAGGCACGTGTGTGAGATAAGATACAAGCTATGAATGGTCCAACATCCAAATTTTAAAGCAGCCTTGAACTGATGATAGGcactgatgtttttttattttttgttttatttcttctcctttcattctttttctgtctttaagTCATGAATGATCAAACTCCCATTAGATTCTTTGCTTGCCTTTACCCGATGCTTCTCTTCCAGTATATCTGCAGTCCCAGATTGTTGACTGACCTCAATTTTTTAGCAGTCCAAGTTTTCTCAGAGCTTCTTTCCGATCCGCTCCCATCCCAGGCACCACCATGGCGGTATAAACCACCTGTGAGGTGGATGGCTGTCGGACTTCGTCCCGTGTGCTACTGCTTGTTCGTACCATCTTGGCTGAAGTATGATGAGACTGCTCTGTGAAGTAACTCCTGCTTCTGTGGCCGTCCACGGTGGCCGAGCGCTCCATGCCCACTTTTCTGGACCTGTTGCATTGTGCAGAGCTTTGGACCGTGGTAGGCTGCTGGTCATTTCTAGAGTAGCAATGGAAACTGGCACTGCTCTGTAGAGCTTTGTTCTTGGGCTCTGGGGGCACTTGGGAGTGACAGAATGAAGGACTCCGTGAGGGACTGCAGTTAGTAGGGCCTCGAGAGGGGAATCTGTTGACGTCTTTTGCCATCTCATCATCTTTTAGAAGGCCCAGTTTCTGCAAAGCTTCGAGCCTCACGCATTGAGGATCCTGTGCATTCTTGATATTGTAAAAAGACTTTGAGGGTGTGGATCCTTTTGATGTTTTTACAGGTATGTTCGCAGGAAGGGCCTTTGGCTTTGGGGCCACAGCGGGGGGATTCGTCTTGGGCTTGGAAACCTCTGAGTTAAAGTTGTCAGATGGAGATGGATTTCTAGGGTTTGGGGCTCTCACGTGACGCAGATGTTGGTCCGAGTCTATTGTGTGATCGACCGTGGGGCACAAAGGCGTCTTCTTTACCGACGCACTTTTCCGCAAATGTACAAGTGCGTCGTAGGACAGTGGTCCTCTTGGTTGGAGACTGTCGGTGGTCCTCCCTGGGTGGTCCTTGAGTTTTGTTGGAGGTACTGTCACAACGTTAACTTCTAAAGGTACTGGAGGTGCTTTGGGTGTCTGAACAGGTTTATCGTCTTTAAAGGTGACTCGAAGCTTTGGGGCATTAGCATTGGAAACAGAACACTGTGAGCTGTTGGCCACCACAAAAGGAGTGGGTACCAAGTAGCTGTAGAGCAGTTTGCCCCCCATGTTCCTCCTTACGGATTCAGTAGGAGGAGCATCCGGCAAACCTGAAAGACAAAAACCCATCAAAACATCACTCAAGGTTAGTAATGCACGATGTTGTATCGGCCAATGTTAGGTTTAAAATTAAGTATTAGACATTGGCCATTCCGCTGATATAAATAGCTGAGCTGATAAAATAACAGGTTTTGCTTCCTTGACCAACCCATAGACCTCATATAGGCAGACGCCTCATCGGACGAGGAGAGGCGGGACTAAGCAGCGCCATCTTGTATGTGTGGAGCAGACTGCAGGAGTGTTTGTTAATCAACGAAGGTAAGAGACACTCAACAATCTCAAAGTACAATTATCCACTGAATTTATCGATTAAAAaggtttaattatttatttttttgtcatatattgCTATGATGCCTAATACTTGGATCttgtaaaaatgctgttttgacCAATAAAGACAAAATGTAAGTATAGGTAGGTACGTAGTAAATGTGAGTTAAATTTGGTGAGTTTAGAGACAATGTCAACAGGAAGAACAAGTTCTATTTGGAGATGATCCGGAAGGtactgtagatacagtatcCAGAACAGGTTTTGGTGACTTTGCGCCTCTAAACCtgcggaggtttgtgctctgagtgctcttgtctTATGTCTGCATTTGCCAACATGATAAAGAATAATTCAGTATGTTAATTCCTCTACAGAAACTAGATGAACCATTAGGTGTGGGGGGAAATATCATTGGTTACTGGCCAAAGAACTTGTAAAATATTGGTTAAAAAGCATCCCTACACCAGCTATTTTCCAGACTTCTGTACCTCTGCATCTTCATCtgcttttttaataaaaaatcaccttgcttgtttttgttcagAGAGGCTGACAGATCTGCTAGTTTGGTCGCGAGGTTGCCCGGATTGGGAAGTTCATCTGTAGACAGTCGACCATCCTCAACATCCAAAGACTCAATTGTCTCTTCTAAAAACATAAGACAGGCCTTTTCCTCGGCTGACAGATGCTCCAAGCTGTCATCGCTCTAGAACACAGAACAACAAGAAATTCCCTTTGGGGGTAAAtagtcattttcactttctggaTATTTTTTGGTTGATATTTTTGATTCTGGTTTCTGACACTGGATCATCTTAGGACAGTGTAGCCTACATTATTTAGAATATTAATAACTGAAACTTGATTTCTTACGTTATTAGAGTTGGCACTGACAACACTGTCCCAGCTACCAGCGCTGTCCACAGCACTCCTCGTCTCCAGACCAGTGATGCTTTGGGGCATCTTCTCCAGGGTTTAAAGCCACACTACATCCAGTCTGgaaaagatgaagaaaaaagtcaggtaaacactgcttttgtatttttgtcataaagACATTGATTAATTGACGTTCATAAATTTGTGCTGCAGGATAAATGTTTGACATTTAGGAAGATATATGATTTTATATCGAGTACTAAAAGgaacttttctttattttgcatCTTCAAGAAATCCTACTTTTCACGCGTGTAAAATTCCCATATTTAGCACAAAGGTTCAGTCCCATCCCAGATgacctcagctgcaaaaacagccCTCTGAAgtttaacattttgaaaattcGCAACAATTTACCATTTGTGCTGCAGATTTGATGTCACAAAAGTGACAAAACGTTTGTACTTTTAAACCTATGGAAAATTATGAAGTCCATCACTGTAAAACGTATTAAACCTCCTCCTAAAATCTTTGCccaattgacaccaaacttgctacagcTCATCTTCAGATTGTCCTACACAAACCatccacacagatttttgatttatctaAAATTGAGCTTATGGTGCATCAAAACGTTTCACTATAAATGGTATTGTAAACATATACTAAATCAGTTTTtaatgatcttttttttaatttaacttttttggagtcattgcaaacatttctgaattttatcttaaaaactgatttcatttaaaaaaaaatttttttttttacagcatctTAAATTT is a genomic window containing:
- the LOC114463613 gene encoding specifically androgen-regulated gene protein — protein: MPQSITGLETRSAVDSAGSWDSVVSANSNNSDDSLEHLSAEEKACLMFLEETIESLDVEDGRLSTDELPNPGNLATKLADLSASLNKNKQGLPDAPPTESVRRNMGGKLLYSYLVPTPFVVANSSQCSVSNANAPKLRVTFKDDKPVQTPKAPPVPLEVNVVTVPPTKLKDHPGRTTDSLQPRGPLSYDALVHLRKSASVKKTPLCPTVDHTIDSDQHLRHVRAPNPRNPSPSDNFNSEVSKPKTNPPAVAPKPKALPANIPVKTSKGSTPSKSFYNIKNAQDPQCVRLEALQKLGLLKDDEMAKDVNRFPSRGPTNCSPSRSPSFCHSQVPPEPKNKALQSSASFHCYSRNDQQPTTVQSSAQCNRSRKVGMERSATVDGHRSRSYFTEQSHHTSAKMVRTSSSTRDEVRQPSTSQVVYTAMVVPGMGADRKEALRKLGLLKN